A single genomic interval of Zonotrichia albicollis isolate bZonAlb1 chromosome 33, bZonAlb1.hap1, whole genome shotgun sequence harbors:
- the LOC141726131 gene encoding tubulin alpha-1A chain produces MRECISIHVGQAGVQIGNACWELYCLEHGIQPDGQMPSDKTIGGGDDSFNTFFSETGAGKHVPRAVFVDLEPTVIDEVRTGTYRQLFHPEQLITGKEDAANNYARGHYTIGKEIIDLVLDRIRKLADQCTGLQGFLVFHSFGGGTGSGFTSLLMERLSVDYGKKSKLEFSIYPAPQVSTAVVEPYNSILTTHTTLEHSDCAFMVDNEAIYDICRRNLDIERPTYTNLNRLIGQIVSSITASLRFDGALNVDLTEFQTNLVPYPRIHFPLATYAPVISAEKAYHEQLSVAEITNACFEPANQMVKCDPRHGKYMACCLLYRGDVVPKDVNAAIATIKTKRTIQFVDWCPTGFKVGINYQPPTVVPGGDLAKVQRAVCMLSNTTAIAEAWARLDHKFDLMYAKRAFVHWYVGEGMEEGEFSEAREDMAALEKDYEEVGVDSVEGEGEEEGEEY; encoded by the exons ATG CGCGAGTGCATCTCCATCCACGTGGGCCAAGCGGGCGTGCAGATCGGCAATGCGTGCTGGGAGCTGTACTGCCTGGAGCACGGCATCCAGCCCGACGGGCAGATGCCCAGCGACAAGACCATCGGCGGGGGGGACGACTCGTTCAACACCTTCTTCAGCGAGACGGGCGCCGGCAAGCACGTGCCCCGGGCCGTGTTCGTGGACCTGGAGCCCACGGTGATCG ACGAGGTGCGCACGGGCACGTACCGGCAGCTCTTCCACCCCGAGCAGCTGATCACGGGCAAGGAGGATGCGGCCAACAACTACGCCCGCGGGCACTACACCATCGGCAAGGAGATCATCGACCTGGTGCTCGACCGCATCCGCAAGCTG GCTGACCAGtgcacagggctgcagggcttCCTGGTGTTCCACAGCTTTGGCGGTGGCACCGGCTCTGGCTTCACCTCCCTGCTCATGGAGCGCCTCTCTGTCGACTACGGCAAGAAGTCCAAGCTGGAGTTCTCCATCTACCCAGCCCCGCAAGTGTCCACAGCCGTGGTGGAGCCCTACAACTCCATCCTGACCACCCACACCACCCTGGAGCACTCCGACTGCGCCTTCATGGTGGACAACGAGGCCATCTACGACATCTGCCGCCGCAACCTGGACATCGAGCGCCCCACCTACACCAACCTCAACAGGTTGATAGGCCAGATTGTGTCCTCCATCACGGCCTCTCTGCGCTTTGACGGAGCCCTGAACGTCGACCTGACAGAATTCCAGACCAACCTGGTGCCCTACCCCCGCATCCACTTCCCTCTGGCCACCTACGCCCCGGTTATCTCTGCTGAGAAGGCTTATCACGAGCAGCTCTCGGTGGCTGAGATCACCAACGCCTGTTTTGAGCCGGCCAACCAGATGGTCAAGTGTGACCCTCGGCACGGCAAGTACATGGCGTGCTGCCTGCTGTACCGCGGGGACGTGGTGCCCAAGGATGTCAACGCCGCCATCGCCACCATCAAGACCAAGCGCACCATCCAGTTTGTGGACTGGTGTCCCACTGGTTTCAAGGTTGGCATCAACTACCAGCCACCCACGGTGGTGCCCGGGGGCGACCTGGCCAAGGTGCAGAGGGCTGTGTGCATGCTGAGCAACACCACGGCCATCGCCGAGGCCTGGGCCCGCCTGGACCACAAGTTTGACCTGATGTACGCCAAGAGGGCCTTTGTGCACTGGTACGTGGGGGAGGGCATGGAGGAGGGCGAGTTCTCGGAGGCCCGTGAGGATATGGCAGCCCTGGAGAAGGATTATGAGGAGGTGGGGGTGGATTCTGtggaaggggagggagaggaggaaggggaggaataCTAA
- the LOC141726175 gene encoding tubulin alpha-1C chain gives MPSDKTIGGGDDSFNTFFSETGAGKHVPRAVFVDLEPTVIDEVRTGTYRQLFHPEQLITGKEDAANNYARGHYTIGKEIIDLVLDRIRKLADQCTGLQGFLVFHSFGGGTGSGFTSLLMERLSVDYGKKSKLEFSIYPAPQVSTAVVEPYNSILTTHTTLEHSDCAFMVDNEAIYDICRRNLDIERPTYTNLNRLISQIVSSITASLRFDGALNVDLTEFQTNLVPYPRIHFPLATYAPVISAEKAYHEQLTVAEITNACFEPANQMVKCDPRHGKYMACCLLYRGDVVPKDVNAAIATIKTKRTIQFVDWCPTGFKVGINYQPPTVVPGGDLAKVQRAVCMLSNTTAIAEAWARLDHKFDLMYAKRAFVHWYVGEGMEEGEFSEAREDMAALEKDYEEVGADSMEGDDEGEE, from the exons ATGCCCAGCGACAAGACCATCGGCGGGGGGGACGACTCGTTCAACACCTTCTTCAGCGAGACGGGCGCCGGCAAGCACGTGCCCCGGGCCGTGTTCGTGGACCTGGAGCCCACGGTGATCG ACGAGGTGCGCACGGGCACGTACCGGCAGCTCTTCCACCCCGAGCAGCTGATCACGGGCAAGGAGGATGCGGCCAACAACTACGCCCGCGGGCACTACACCATCGGCAAGGAGATCATCGACCTGGTGCTCGACCGCATCCGCAAGCTG GCTGACCAGtgcacagggctgcagggcttCCTGGTGTTCCACAGCTTTGGCGGTGGCACCGGCTCTGGCTTCACCTCCCTGCTCATGGAGCGCCTCTCTGTCGACTACGGCAAGAAGTCCAAGCTGGAGTTCTCCATCTACCCAGCCCCGCAGGTGTCCACAGCCGTGGTGGAGCCCTACAACTCCATCCTGACCACCCACACCACCCTGGAGCACTCCGACTGCGCCTTCATGGTGGACAACGAGGCCATCTACGACATCTGCCGCCGCAACCTGGACATCGAGCGCCCCACCTACACCAACCTGAACCGCCTCATCAGCCAGATCGTGTCCTCCATCACGGCCTCTCTGCGCTTTGACGGAGCCCTGAACGTCGACCTGACAGAATTCCAGACCAACCTGGTGCCCTACCCCCGCATCCACTTCCCTCTGGCCACCTACGCCCCGGTTATCTCTGCTGAGAAGGCTTATCACGAGCAGCTGACGGTGGCTGAGATCACCAACGCCTGCTTTGAGCCGGCCAACCAGATGGTCAAGTGTGACCCTCGGCACGGCAAGTACATGGCGTGCTGCCTGCTGTACCGCGGGGACGTGGTGCCCAAGGATGTCAACGCCGCCATCGCCACCATCAAGACCAAGCGCACCATCCAGTTTGTGGACTGGTGCCCCACTGGTTTCAAGGTTGGCATCAACTACCAGCCACCCACGGTGGTGCCCGGCGGCGACCTGGCCAAGGTGCAGAGGGCTGTGTGCATGCTGAGCAACACCACGGCCATCGCCGAGGCCTGGGCCCGCCTGGACCACAAGTTTGACCTGATGTACGCCAAGAGGGCCTTTGTGCACTGGTACGTGGGGGAGGGCATGGAGGAGGGCGAGTTCTCGGAGGCCCGTGAGGATATGGCAGCCCTGGAGAAGGATTATGAGGAGGTGGGAGCCGACAGCATGGAGGGCGACGACGAAGGAGAGGAATAG
- the PRPH gene encoding peripherin → MSRRARDPGMSAPLPVAPERLAAAAAARGAEREELAALNDRFAAFLERVRALERQNGTLRAALGRATAASGPRTGLVQGELRGLRERLQRLGRDRDRLQAERDGLATDLAALRQRLEDETQKREDAEKSLVLFRKDVDHATLSRLELERKVELLMDEIGFLKKLHEEELRDLEVSGPSPAGLPEVEMCKPELTAALREIRTQYESIAVKNLQEAEEWYKSKFADLSDAANRNHEALRLAKQEMNESRRQIQSLTCEVDGLKGVNEALQRQMREMEDEFGEEIGNYQDVVGRLEQEIQQMKEEMARHLREYQDLLNVKMALDIEIATYRKLLEGEESRITIPPHPTTSFSMRSSVLEPQPAESPARRMVLIKTIETRDGQQVVTESHKERAGK, encoded by the exons ATGAGCCGCCGTGCCCGCGACCCCGGGATGTCAGCGCCGCTCCCCGTGGCCCCGGAGCggctggcggcggcggcggcagcgcggggAGCGGAGCGGGAGGAGCTGGCGGCGCTGAACGATCGTTTCGCCGCTTTCCTGGAGCGGGTGCGGGCGCTGGAACGGCAGAACGGGACCCTCCGAGCCGCGCTGGGCCGCGCCACGGCCGCCAGCGGGCCCCGCACCGGGCtggtgcagggagagctgcgggggctgcgggagcggctgcagCGCCTCGGCCGCGACCGGGACCGGCTCCAGGCCGAGCGGGACGGGCTCGCCACCGACCTGGCGGCGCTGAGGCAGCG gctggaggaCGAGACGCAGAAGCGTGAGGATGCCGAGAAGAGCCTGGTGCTGTTCCGCAAG GACGTGGACCACGCCACGCTGTCCCGCCTGGAGCTGGAGCGCAAGGTGGAGCTGCTGATGGACGAGATCGGCTTCCTCAAGAAGCTGCACGAGGAG GAGCTGCGGGACCTGGAGGTGAGCGGCCCGagcccggcggggctgcccgAGGTGGAGATGTGCAAACCGGAGCTGACGGCGGCGCTGCGGGAGATCCGCACCCAGTATGAGAGCATCGCTGTCAAAAACCTGCAGGAAGCCGAGGAATGGTACAAATCAAAG TTTGCCGATCTCTCGGACGCAGCAAACCGCAACCACGAGGCGCTGCGTTTGGCCAAGCAGGAGATGAACGAGTCCCGGCGGCAGATTCAGAGCCTGACCTGCGAGGTGGACGGGCTGAAGGGCGTG aaCGAGGCGCTGCAGCGGCAGATGCGGGAGATGGAGGATGAGTTCGGCGAGGAGATCGGGAACTACCAGGACGTGGTGgggaggctggagcaggagatcCAGCAGATGAAGGAGGAGATGGCACGGCACCTGCGCGAGTACCAGGACCTGCTGAACGTCAAGATGGCCCTGGACATCGAGATTGCCACCTACAGAAAGCTGCTGGAGGGCGAGGAGAGCCG GATCACCATCCCACCGCACCCCACCACCTCCTTCAGCATGAGGAGCTCAG TGCTGGAGCCGCAGCCTGCGGAGAGCCCGGCCCGGAGGATGGTGCTCATCAAAACCATCGAGACCCGGGATGGGCAG CAAGTGGTGACGGAGTCGCACAAGGAGCGAGCGGGGAAGTGA